The sequence GCTGCGAATATGACAAATCAACAGGGTGGGTCCCCAAACCACACATGTGCAGGATGAGAAAGATACAATTTGCAGGCAAAAGACTTAGAAATTTAGTTATTAATAACCAGGGTAATAATTAGGGTAAACATATGCCTTGTGCAAAACCCTGAACATGTTTGATCTCATTGTAGGTTCTAATACTATCCCTCTTGAACAGAGAAGGCGACTGAGACTCGGAGAAGTGATGTAGCTTGCTCAACTTACACAGTTAAGTCAGGGCCCAGTTTATATAACTCCAGAGTCCTAAAGTACAACTCTGAGGTTGACTGTAAACTGAATTCAGCCATGCAATAGGACTACCTTAAATGTGAATGGGATTTTAGGCTGAATTAATAGAAGCATGATATCTCTAATGAAGGAGGTGAGAGTCCTGCTCGCCCTGCCCTGGGTAGAGCTTGTCTGATTGTCTAATTCTGGGTCTTGTCCTGTCAGTAGGGACAGAGTTCATCTGGAGCAGATCAGGGAACAGGGTGAGCGAACCAGAAACCCTGGTCTCAGGAAGAGCTGGAGGAAAGGGGGTGCACACTTTGTAGAAGACTTGAGGGGCCCAGGATCACTATCTTCAAATCTCCAAAGAGCCATCAGGAAAGGCGGGGACAGACCTGTTCTGGCTGACCCAGAAGGAGGCAGAGCTAGTACCAGCAGGTACAAGGCATAAGAAGAGAGAGATTTTAGTGCGTCCTTAGGAAAATTCTTTTACCCAGCCAAACCCTCCAGCAGCAGGTCTTGCAGCCTTGGCAGGTAGTGAGTGCCCTGTTGCCGGATGTGTGCAAGTACTGATTGTGTGACCCCTggtggaggggaggaaaggagttGAAACATCAAATGGGGATTTGACCAGATAACCTTGAACTCCCCCTGAGGCTGACATTCTTGTGCCCTTTTTTTACAGGTGGTGCTCATAGCTCTTTGTCCAGTGCTTCGGCCTTGGTCCGGGTGCCTTCCCACAGAGCAGCGCTCTTCACCCTGCACAGTCCTATTAGGTAGGTAGAGCAATGCAGACACCTGTCCTCCTGTTAAACCCCACCCTGGCTGCCCAGGGAAGCCTGGAGGGGACTTCAGTGGTGGAAGCAGCCACTGTAGCCGCAGTGGATTCAGTGGGAGTCCCTGAGGTCTTCCCAATAAGGCTCAGGGTGCGTCTCTGCTCCTTTCCTGCCCTTGAGAGGGAGGTCAGGCGAGAGTGATCttgtggggaggaggcagggactGGGCTCAGTGCCCGGATGCCTGGCTCCCACCCTGGCTGTGCTGCctgcttgctgtgtgactttaggagAGTGGCTTTCCCTCTCAAGGCCTTGGTGGCTCTTCTGTAGAAGAGTAGAGTCCCCATAAAGAGGAGGTGCAGGAATTCTTCCCAGAGGCTTTGGAGAGGTGGGAAAAATGGGGATCCATTTGCCAAGTCTCCAGACTTGTTGACCAGAGGAGGAGCACCCGAGGTGTGTGAGTCATGGGGAAGTCGGATGAGTCATGCCCACTGGGGCCAGCTGGCAGGGTGGGGCCCACCTGACTATCAGATTCACAGGTGACCTGCTGAGGTAggcggggaggtggggggaggagtgCAGAGTCCTGGGCTGGAAGCCAGGAGACTGGCTCACCTCCCAGCTGCAGCCTCGGTTTTTCCATCTGTAAGACAGGTGCCTTGGTCTCCCCCACCCACCTAACAAAGCTGCTCTGTGGACCCAGTGAGCTCGTAGATGCCAAAAGGCTTTGTGACCAGTGAGACAGGAAGGATCGCTACTAGGGGGAATCGCCCAGCTTCCAACACCCAAACAGAAGTGAATTTCTAATTAGCAATTGTGCAAGAACCCAGGAAAACACCCCTCCAGCCCACACCATCCCTTTTCTGCCAAAAGGAGAAGGGGGTGAATGCACACAGGACTTACACGTCTGCTGTGGCCCAGCTGGCTTCCAGATGGTGACACGAGCCGCCCACAGCCGGAGCTGTTCCTCTTTCCCAAAGCTCAGGTGAAAGGGCTTTTTGATGGTCCCCAGGATGTTGTACCCCAAAAGCCAGGGATTCCCGAAAGGCCTGCTGGGCCCAGAAAGGTGACTCGCCCCATCAGCTGCTACCCAAAGGTTTTGGTGACAAAGAGGTGGCCCTAGTGCTGCCCTAATAGGAGGAATTGAGGGCCGAGTCTTGGCTCTGATGCGCCTGCCTTTGAGACTGAGCCCTGACAACTCCAAAAGCCAAGTTACCTCAAAGTGATCTGTCAACAAAAAGAATGTTATGCCCTGTTGATGCTTTTGGTAACTGTGACACAGGGGCCCTGTCTTCCATAGACCCTGCAGGGCCAGGCTGGCATAGGCCCAGCTGAGCACCCATTACCTGAGAGCTTTGCTTATTCACCCCCCTTTACTCCTCTGCCCCTGCAGTGTACCAGCCCTGTGCCCACCTCCACGGAACCTTGGTTCAATCACGGAGGCCCCAGTGACCTCCTCAATGTCCAATCTAGTGCTTTCCTCAGGATTCCATGTACCAGTCTCTAGTGCAGTTCTAGAAACTCCCTCCTTTTGCTTCTGGGAGGCTGCACTGTCTGGTTTATTTCCCCCTGTCTTTTTAGTTAGGGGCCTGTTTATCCTCCTGACTTTTTTAGTTAGggccctggtttttttttttttcagttagagCCCCTCCTCTCTTTTTAGTTAGGGCCCTGTTTTTCCTCCTGTCTTTTTTAGTTAGGGCCctggtttttttttcagttagagCCCCTCCTCTCTTTTTAGTTAGGGCCCTGTTTTTCCTCCTGTCTTTTTTAGTTAGggtcctgtttttctttttctttctttctttctttttttttgagacggagtcttgctgtggtgcccaggctggagtgcagtggcatgatctcagctcactgcaacctcctcctcccaggtacaaatgattctcctgcctcagcctctc is a genomic window of Chlorocebus sabaeus isolate Y175 chromosome 12, mChlSab1.0.hap1, whole genome shotgun sequence containing:
- the LOC103218906 gene encoding LOW QUALITY PROTEIN: putative uncharacterized protein GSN-AS1 (The sequence of the model RefSeq protein was modified relative to this genomic sequence to represent the inferred CDS: deleted 1 base in 1 codon), with the protein product MTHPLPHDSHTSGAPPLVNKSGDLANGSPFFPPLQSLWEEFLHLLFMGTLLFYRRATKALRGKATLLKSHSKQAAQPGWEPGIRALSPVPASSPQDHSRLTSLSRAGKEQRRTLSLIGKTSGTPTESTAATVAASTTEVPSRLPWAARVGFNRRTGVCIALPT